One genomic window of Polaromonas sp. SP1 includes the following:
- a CDS encoding UPF0149 family protein encodes MKPTPKSARPSTPPTEPVFLETEDFDELDAILDELRTRYDETPQWEFCEGFMAALICSRRPIEANEYLPVLLAVPAEGEAPDPEGGSFADDAQRERFLTLWSQRWNEVTTALDAEVDSLEDDNCYHPEVMDIRGAVADMPAEERAAFKGEDLPAFAQVWALGFMFAVESWPDEWTAPRDKDAAKWLDGALQAVVAMTEDDTAAPEVSPLSEDGAPSTSIARLNAFGEAIWAVYDLRELWKTLGPKVETVRVEATPGRNDLCYCGSGKKYKKCHGAG; translated from the coding sequence ATGAAGCCCACCCCCAAATCCGCCCGCCCTTCAACGCCCCCGACGGAGCCGGTTTTCCTCGAAACCGAAGACTTCGACGAACTCGACGCCATCCTCGACGAGCTGCGCACCCGCTATGACGAAACACCGCAGTGGGAGTTTTGTGAAGGCTTTATGGCTGCGTTGATTTGCTCGCGCCGGCCGATAGAGGCCAACGAATATTTGCCCGTGCTGCTCGCCGTGCCCGCTGAAGGCGAGGCGCCCGACCCGGAAGGCGGCTCGTTTGCCGACGACGCGCAACGTGAGCGCTTCCTCACGCTCTGGAGCCAGCGCTGGAATGAGGTCACCACCGCGCTGGACGCCGAAGTCGACTCGCTCGAAGACGACAACTGCTACCACCCCGAAGTGATGGACATACGCGGCGCCGTGGCCGACATGCCCGCTGAAGAGCGCGCCGCCTTCAAGGGCGAAGACTTGCCCGCCTTCGCGCAGGTGTGGGCGCTGGGCTTTATGTTTGCGGTCGAAAGCTGGCCCGACGAATGGACGGCCCCCCGCGACAAGGACGCCGCCAAATGGCTGGACGGCGCGCTGCAAGCCGTCGTTGCCATGACCGAAGACGACACCGCCGCGCCCGAAGTCTCACCCCTGAGCGAAGACGGCGCGCCCAGCACCAGCATTGCGCGCCTCAACGCGTTTGGCGAGGCGATCTGGGCGGTGTACGACTTGCGGGAGCTGTGGAAGACGCTGGGCCCGAAGGTCGAGACGGTGCGGGTGGAGGCGACGCCCGGGCGCAATGACCTTTGTTATTGCGGCAGCGGGAAGAAGTACAAGAAGTGTCACGGGGCGGGGTGA
- a CDS encoding OsmC family protein has protein sequence MSHYSAETVWERKDANFLDNRYSRRHLLRFDGGLEVPGSSSPSVVPLPMSDASALDPEEAFVSSLSSCHMLWFLTMAVKRKFCVDRYVDAATGVMEKNAEGKVAMTVVTLHPAVTFSGEKLPTRAELDKMHHDAHEACFIASSVKTDVRCEPVYGDL, from the coding sequence ATGTCGCATTACTCTGCCGAAACCGTGTGGGAACGCAAGGACGCCAACTTTCTGGACAACCGCTACAGCCGCCGCCACCTGCTGCGCTTTGACGGCGGACTGGAAGTGCCCGGCTCGTCGTCCCCTTCGGTGGTGCCGCTGCCGATGTCCGACGCCTCGGCGCTGGATCCGGAAGAGGCTTTTGTCTCATCGCTCTCCAGCTGCCACATGCTGTGGTTTCTGACGATGGCCGTCAAACGCAAGTTTTGTGTAGACCGCTACGTTGATGCGGCGACCGGCGTGATGGAAAAGAATGCCGAAGGAAAAGTCGCGATGACGGTGGTCACCTTGCACCCCGCAGTCACGTTCTCCGGCGAGAAGCTGCCGACGCGGGCTGAGCTGGACAAGATGCACCATGACGCGCATGAGGCCTGTTTTATTGCTTCTTCCGTGAAGACGGATGTGCGGTGTGAGCCGGTGTACGGGGATTTGTGA
- a CDS encoding alpha/beta fold hydrolase produces MPWFDGFESRSFEVNGAAIHARVSKTILGEPLRPALLLLHGFPQSHVMWHRVAQRLARDYFLVMPDLRGYGDSSKTAGLPDHSNYSKRNMAHDMAGVMDALGIQRFFLCGHDRGGRVAHRLALDYAARVQKLCVIDIAPTLDMYEGRSMTEPYMAFARAYYHWFHMLQPAPLPEIMMGANHPETARAYLHAKLGGWGSAGLNYIEPQALAEYERCFCNAEALHAACEDYRASAGIDLEHDRESRAEHLKLICDLLVLWGERGVVHRLFDPMALWEAQCSGKVSGKAMPAGHFIPEEQPEATAQALRAFFH; encoded by the coding sequence ATGCCCTGGTTTGACGGCTTTGAATCACGCAGTTTCGAGGTCAACGGCGCCGCCATCCACGCGCGGGTGTCCAAAACCATTTTGGGCGAGCCGCTGCGGCCGGCGCTTTTGCTGCTCCATGGCTTTCCGCAATCGCATGTGATGTGGCACCGCGTCGCGCAGCGCCTGGCGCGCGACTACTTTCTGGTGATGCCCGACTTGCGGGGCTACGGCGACTCCTCCAAAACCGCGGGCCTGCCCGACCACAGCAACTACAGCAAGCGCAACATGGCGCACGACATGGCCGGCGTGATGGACGCGCTGGGCATCCAGCGTTTCTTTTTGTGCGGCCACGACCGCGGCGGGCGTGTGGCGCACCGGCTGGCGCTCGACTACGCGGCGCGCGTGCAAAAACTCTGCGTCATCGACATCGCCCCGACGCTGGACATGTACGAGGGCCGTAGCATGACCGAGCCCTACATGGCGTTTGCGCGCGCCTACTACCACTGGTTTCACATGCTGCAGCCCGCGCCGCTGCCCGAAATCATGATGGGTGCCAACCATCCCGAGACGGCCAGGGCCTATTTGCACGCCAAGCTGGGCGGCTGGGGCAGCGCGGGCCTGAACTACATCGAGCCGCAGGCGCTGGCCGAGTACGAGCGCTGCTTTTGCAACGCCGAAGCACTGCACGCCGCCTGCGAAGACTACCGCGCCAGCGCCGGCATCGACCTGGAGCATGACCGCGAAAGCCGCGCAGAACACTTGAAGCTCATCTGCGACCTGCTGGTGCTGTGGGGCGAGCGCGGCGTGGTGCACCGCCTGTTTGACCCGATGGCGCTGTGGGAAGCGCAGTGCAGCGGCAAGGTGTCCGGCAAGGCCATGCCGGCCGGGCACTTTATCCCCGAAGAGCAGCCCGAAGCCACGGCGCAGGCGCTGCGTGCTTTCTTCCACTGA
- a CDS encoding nuclear transport factor 2 family protein produces MHPNQATLEKFYAAFARLDSDTMATCYAPDAQFDDEAFSLRGHKDVTGMWHMLCDITKAKGADVWKLTWSGIEADARTGKSHWEADYRFSATGRMVHNIIDGTFEFNEQGLIARHRDRFNFWSWSRQALGTPGLLLGWTPFLRSKVRATAASNLQKYMATRH; encoded by the coding sequence ATGCACCCCAACCAGGCCACCCTCGAAAAGTTCTACGCTGCCTTCGCCCGCCTCGACTCGGACACCATGGCGACCTGCTATGCGCCCGATGCGCAGTTCGACGACGAAGCGTTCTCGTTGCGCGGCCACAAGGACGTCACCGGCATGTGGCACATGCTGTGCGACATCACCAAGGCCAAGGGCGCCGACGTGTGGAAGCTGACCTGGAGCGGCATCGAAGCCGACGCGCGCACCGGCAAATCGCACTGGGAAGCCGACTACCGCTTCAGCGCCACCGGGCGCATGGTGCACAACATCATCGACGGCACGTTTGAATTCAACGAACAGGGGTTGATCGCCCGCCACCGCGACCGCTTTAACTTCTGGTCCTGGTCGCGCCAGGCGCTGGGCACGCCCGGCCTGCTGCTGGGCTGGACGCCCTTTCTGCGCAGCAAGGTACGCGCAACAGCGGCCTCGAATCTGCAAAAATATATGGCGACGCGGCACTAG
- a CDS encoding CinA family protein, translated as MSSSLLSKEELSVHTLIGLAADLLQKKRWLLATAESCTGGMISAACTDLAGSSAWFERGFVTYSNEAKTELLGVDAALIKQHGAVSEEVARAMATGAVARSRAQVSVAVTGVAGPTGGSAAKPVGTVWFGFSVGGQLTSEMKRFDGDRAAVRSATVQHAVQRLLQLLQAQREAG; from the coding sequence GTGAGCAGCAGTTTGCTATCAAAAGAGGAGCTATCTGTCCATACACTGATTGGGCTGGCGGCCGATTTACTTCAAAAAAAGCGCTGGCTGCTGGCGACCGCCGAAAGCTGCACCGGCGGCATGATCTCCGCCGCCTGCACCGACCTGGCGGGCTCCAGCGCCTGGTTTGAGCGCGGTTTTGTCACTTACTCGAACGAGGCCAAAACCGAACTGCTCGGCGTCGACGCCGCATTGATCAAGCAGCACGGCGCCGTCAGCGAAGAGGTCGCCCGCGCGATGGCAACAGGCGCCGTGGCCCGCTCGCGTGCGCAAGTTTCAGTCGCCGTCACCGGCGTGGCCGGGCCGACGGGCGGTAGCGCGGCCAAACCTGTGGGTACGGTATGGTTTGGTTTCAGCGTGGGTGGCCAGCTCACCAGCGAGATGAAGCGCTTTGACGGCGACCGCGCCGCGGTGCGCAGCGCCACGGTGCAGCATGCGGTGCAGCGGCTGCTGCAATTGCTGCAAGCGCAGCGAGAAGCCGGCTGA
- a CDS encoding phosphatidylglycerophosphatase A, translating into MTDIPLPPALKPPRPTAKFLLAHPAHFIALGFGSGLSPVAPGTAGTLWAWLAFLVLQQWLTPSEIGWLIAAATLVGWWACTVTAKAMNVLDPGNIVWDEVVAFWLVLWLVMPADFWSQLAAFVLFRFFDAVKPGPVAWADQAFKGFNWRGGFGILFDDFVAAFCTLLVIALWRFFW; encoded by the coding sequence ATGACCGACATACCGCTGCCGCCGGCGTTAAAGCCACCCAGGCCCACCGCCAAATTCCTGCTGGCCCACCCTGCGCATTTCATTGCCCTGGGTTTCGGCTCGGGGCTCAGCCCGGTCGCGCCCGGCACGGCCGGCACGCTCTGGGCCTGGCTGGCCTTTCTGGTGCTGCAGCAATGGCTGACGCCTTCAGAAATCGGCTGGCTGATCGCCGCCGCTACCCTCGTCGGCTGGTGGGCCTGCACCGTGACTGCCAAAGCCATGAACGTGCTGGACCCGGGCAACATCGTCTGGGATGAAGTCGTCGCCTTCTGGCTGGTGCTGTGGCTGGTGATGCCCGCCGATTTCTGGTCGCAACTGGCCGCCTTTGTGCTGTTCCGCTTTTTTGACGCCGTCAAACCCGGCCCGGTGGCCTGGGCCGACCAGGCCTTCAAAGGCTTTAACTGGCGCGGCGGCTTCGGCATTTTGTTTGACGACTTCGTGGCGGCCTTCTGCACGCTGCTGGTGATTGCGCTGTGGAGGTTCTTCTGGTGA
- a CDS encoding esterase-like activity of phytase family protein produces MNKKVLKQMNVLTLAAACALCIASGASRAQAPAPAVEAILAGHAALPATSAVPAPRDAGPFFATAGKFANGKRQRNEQLGSESANTFVGDPKYPRASGGTLPMKGQSVQGFSGIVSLGKGEFLALTDNGFGNKVNSQDALLMVHKVSADWAKGQVVRKSTTFLSDPHKRVPFHIQNENTQRRYLTGIDFDPESLQVMGNEWWIGDEFGPYVLRTDFQGRVLGVIETVINGKLHASPDHYMQGRLPNLPGEALFEVRRSNGFESMAKSPDGSKLYPMFEGPLYDAAAKNVEKAGDKTYVRINELDAATRSYTGKQWKYLLEEVGNVAADFQLLDASTGLVIERDDSTEGIAPACPNEARTDCFTRTARFKRVYKIDLAAADADGFVRKVAYIDLTRIANPKRLAKLGPNEAVFALPHLGPEGLAIVDSTHIVLVNDNNFPYSSGREIGKPDSNELTLLDIRALTEAK; encoded by the coding sequence ATGAACAAGAAAGTTTTGAAACAGATGAATGTGCTCACGCTGGCAGCCGCCTGCGCGCTGTGCATCGCCTCAGGCGCCAGCCGCGCACAAGCCCCGGCGCCGGCGGTGGAGGCGATTTTGGCCGGCCACGCCGCCCTGCCCGCGACCAGCGCCGTGCCCGCGCCGCGCGATGCCGGCCCCTTCTTTGCCACGGCCGGCAAGTTTGCCAACGGCAAACGCCAGCGCAATGAGCAACTCGGCAGCGAAAGCGCCAACACCTTTGTGGGTGACCCCAAATACCCGCGCGCCTCCGGCGGCACGCTGCCGATGAAGGGGCAGTCGGTGCAGGGCTTTTCGGGCATCGTCTCGCTGGGCAAGGGCGAATTCCTGGCGCTGACCGACAACGGCTTCGGCAACAAGGTCAACTCGCAAGACGCGCTGCTGATGGTGCACAAAGTGTCGGCCGACTGGGCCAAGGGCCAGGTCGTGCGCAAGAGCACCACCTTCCTGAGCGACCCCCACAAGCGCGTGCCCTTTCACATCCAGAACGAAAACACGCAGCGCCGCTACCTCACCGGCATCGACTTCGATCCCGAGTCGCTGCAGGTGATGGGCAACGAATGGTGGATAGGCGACGAGTTCGGGCCTTACGTGCTGCGCACCGACTTCCAGGGCCGTGTGCTGGGCGTGATCGAGACGGTGATCAACGGCAAGCTGCATGCCTCGCCCGACCACTATATGCAAGGCCGCCTGCCTAATTTGCCGGGCGAAGCGCTGTTTGAAGTGCGCCGCTCCAACGGCTTTGAGTCCATGGCCAAGTCGCCCGACGGCAGCAAGCTCTACCCGATGTTTGAAGGCCCGCTGTATGACGCCGCCGCAAAGAACGTTGAAAAAGCCGGCGACAAAACCTATGTGCGCATCAACGAACTGGACGCCGCAACGCGCAGCTACACCGGCAAGCAGTGGAAGTATTTACTTGAAGAAGTGGGCAATGTGGCGGCCGACTTTCAGCTGCTGGACGCGTCCACCGGCCTGGTGATCGAGCGCGACGACAGCACCGAAGGCATCGCGCCCGCCTGCCCCAACGAAGCGCGCACCGACTGCTTTACCCGCACTGCGCGTTTCAAGCGCGTCTACAAGATCGACCTGGCCGCTGCGGATGCAGACGGCTTTGTGCGCAAGGTGGCCTATATCGACCTGACCCGCATCGCCAACCCCAAGCGCCTGGCGAAGCTGGGCCCCAACGAGGCGGTGTTTGCGCTGCCACACCTGGGCCCTGAAGGCCTGGCGATTGTCGACAGCACGCACATCGTGCTCGTCAACGACAACAACTTCCCGTATTCATCGGGCCGCGAGATCGGCAAGCCCGACAGCAATGAGCTGACGCTGCTGGACATCCGGGCCCTGACCGAAGCCAAATAA
- a CDS encoding LysR family transcriptional regulator, translating into MGNIAGMRNLNFDDMQLFARVAELGSFSAVARARGVPVSQVSRAIARIEKTCNARLVQRSTHALTLTPEGETFLGYCRRMTRTLDDLEGEFASQSGEASGWVRVAASTVMAEYLLVPSLEGLKLRHPRVCIELKVDDRLVDMVRDGVDIAIRSGTHTNENTVMRQIGTHGRRLYATPGYLAAHGTPEHPDDLGRHRLISNSGATALNRWPFIIDGQPVVITAEGCWRADSTGTTSQLALQGLGIARFAMLAAEPLVRRGLLVPVLAAFVDEQPVPIHAVTLGGRHRLPKIRACIDYWAEWFSHGRDLVSGPPGG; encoded by the coding sequence ATGGGTAATATCGCCGGCATGCGCAACCTGAACTTTGACGACATGCAGCTGTTCGCACGCGTTGCCGAGCTGGGCAGTTTCTCGGCCGTGGCCCGCGCGCGCGGCGTGCCCGTCAGCCAGGTCTCACGCGCCATCGCCCGCATCGAGAAAACCTGCAACGCACGGCTGGTGCAGCGCAGCACGCACGCGCTGACGCTCACGCCGGAAGGCGAGACTTTTCTGGGCTACTGCCGGCGCATGACGCGAACGCTGGATGACCTCGAAGGCGAGTTCGCCAGCCAGAGCGGTGAAGCCAGCGGCTGGGTGCGCGTGGCCGCCAGCACCGTGATGGCCGAATACCTGCTGGTGCCCAGCCTGGAGGGCCTGAAGCTGCGCCACCCGCGTGTCTGCATCGAGCTGAAGGTGGACGACCGGCTGGTGGACATGGTGCGCGACGGTGTCGACATCGCCATCCGCAGCGGCACGCACACCAACGAGAACACGGTGATGCGCCAGATCGGCACGCATGGGCGCAGGCTTTACGCCACGCCGGGCTATCTTGCGGCCCACGGCACGCCCGAACACCCCGACGACCTCGGCCGGCACCGCCTGATCAGCAACAGCGGCGCGACCGCGCTCAACCGCTGGCCTTTCATCATCGACGGCCAGCCCGTGGTGATCACGGCGGAAGGCTGCTGGCGCGCCGACTCCACCGGCACGACCAGCCAGCTGGCCCTGCAAGGCCTGGGTATTGCGCGCTTTGCCATGCTGGCGGCCGAGCCGCTGGTGCGGCGCGGCCTGCTGGTGCCGGTGCTGGCCGCCTTTGTCGATGAGCAGCCCGTGCCCATCCACGCCGTGACGCTGGGCGGGCGGCACCGGCTGCCGAAGATCCGCGCCTGCATCGACTACTGGGCCGAATGGTTCAGCCATGGGAGAGATTTGGTGAGCGGGCCGCCCGGCGGTTGA
- the thiL gene encoding thiamine-phosphate kinase, with amino-acid sequence MGEFDLIARYFTRPAARAVLGVGDDCALLQPAPGTQLAISSDMLVEGRHFFADVDPAALGHKALAVNLSDLAACGAKPLAFTLALSLPRIDEAWLAAFSKGLLALADAHGCELVGGDTTQGPLNICITVFGEVPVVAGKSQALLRSGARPGDDVYVSGTLGDARLALEALRGTLTLPPALLAQARARLEQPTPRVALGQALRGIASAAIDVSDGLQGDLQHILRASGVGATADASIAIKLIATCADRDWAAGTISLEQQLEYALAGGDDYELAFTAPVSKRDAVQAAAGRAETPVTRIGQIEAAPGLRLLDAAGAPLERRYASFDHFA; translated from the coding sequence ATGGGTGAATTTGACCTGATTGCACGCTACTTCACGCGCCCCGCCGCACGCGCGGTGCTGGGCGTGGGCGATGACTGCGCGCTGCTGCAACCGGCGCCGGGCACGCAGCTGGCGATTTCCAGCGACATGCTGGTCGAGGGCCGGCATTTTTTTGCCGATGTGGACCCGGCCGCGCTGGGCCACAAGGCATTGGCCGTCAACCTGAGCGACCTCGCCGCCTGCGGCGCCAAACCCCTGGCCTTCACGCTGGCGCTTTCACTGCCCCGCATTGATGAAGCCTGGCTGGCTGCTTTTTCAAAAGGCCTGCTGGCACTGGCCGATGCGCACGGCTGCGAGCTGGTGGGCGGCGACACCACGCAGGGGCCGCTCAATATCTGCATCACGGTGTTTGGCGAGGTGCCGGTGGTGGCCGGCAAAAGCCAGGCGCTGTTGCGCTCAGGCGCCAGGCCCGGTGACGATGTTTACGTCAGCGGCACGCTGGGCGATGCGCGGCTGGCACTGGAAGCCCTGCGCGGCACGCTCACCTTGCCGCCTGCGCTGCTGGCCCAGGCCAGGGCCCGGCTGGAGCAACCCACACCGCGCGTGGCGCTGGGCCAGGCCCTGCGCGGCATTGCCTCCGCGGCGATTGACGTGAGCGACGGCCTGCAGGGCGACCTGCAGCACATCCTGCGCGCGTCCGGCGTGGGGGCGACGGCCGACGCCTCGATTGCTATTAAATTAATAGCTACATGTGCAGACAGGGATTGGGCTGCAGGCACTATTTCCTTGGAACAGCAACTGGAGTACGCGCTCGCCGGTGGCGACGACTACGAGCTGGCTTTTACCGCGCCGGTGTCAAAGCGCGACGCCGTGCAGGCTGCTGCCGGCCGGGCCGAAACGCCCGTCACCCGGATAGGGCAGATCGAGGCGGCGCCCGGCCTGCGCTTGCTGGATGCGGCGGGCGCGCCGCTGGAGCGCCGCTACGCCTCCTTTGATCACTTCGCCTGA
- a CDS encoding YbdK family carboxylate-amine ligase: MSLEPFQKSAALSLGVELELQLVNTHDYDLAPYAEDMLRLMSKIPLPGAVVPEMTSSMIEVSTGVCHNASEVLGQLSQIRDALVKSADKLNIAVVGGGTHPFQQWHERRIYDKPRFRELSELYGYLSKQFTIFGQHVHVGCPDADSALLTLHRMSRYIPHFIALSASSPYVQGQDTAFDSARLNSVFAFPLSGRAPFALTWDDFTVYFDKMTRTGVVKSMKDFYWDIRPKPEFGTIEIRVFDTPLTVERATALAGFVQSLASWFMHEQPFMPAEDDYLVYTYNRFQACRFGLDAVYVDPATGGHMPLREHILQTMSQIERHATAMGAGASLHLLRTSVERADNDARWLREKQGEEHLLAEVIRQAADRFRGGVTHQQQR, translated from the coding sequence ATGAGCCTTGAACCGTTTCAGAAATCCGCCGCGCTCTCGCTGGGCGTGGAGCTTGAGCTGCAGCTCGTGAACACGCACGACTACGACCTGGCGCCCTACGCCGAAGACATGCTGCGGCTGATGTCCAAAATCCCGCTGCCCGGCGCCGTGGTGCCCGAGATGACGTCCAGCATGATCGAGGTGTCCACAGGCGTGTGCCACAACGCCTCGGAAGTGCTGGGCCAGCTCTCGCAGATCCGCGACGCGCTGGTTAAAAGCGCCGACAAGCTCAACATCGCCGTGGTCGGCGGCGGCACCCACCCCTTCCAGCAATGGCATGAGCGCCGCATTTACGACAAGCCGCGCTTTCGCGAGCTGTCCGAGCTGTATGGCTACCTCTCCAAGCAGTTCACGATTTTCGGCCAGCACGTGCATGTGGGCTGCCCCGACGCCGACAGCGCACTGCTCACGCTGCACCGCATGTCGCGCTACATCCCGCACTTCATTGCGCTGTCGGCTTCGTCTCCGTATGTGCAGGGGCAAGACACGGCTTTCGACTCGGCGCGGCTCAACTCGGTGTTTGCGTTTCCGCTCTCGGGCCGCGCGCCGTTTGCACTGACCTGGGACGACTTCACCGTTTACTTCGACAAGATGACGCGCACCGGCGTGGTCAAGAGCATGAAGGATTTTTACTGGGACATCCGGCCCAAGCCGGAGTTCGGCACCATCGAAATCCGCGTGTTCGACACGCCGCTGACGGTGGAGCGCGCCACCGCGCTGGCCGGCTTTGTGCAGTCGCTGGCCTCCTGGTTCATGCACGAGCAGCCCTTCATGCCCGCGGAAGACGATTACCTGGTCTACACCTACAACCGCTTCCAGGCCTGCCGCTTCGGGCTGGACGCGGTGTACGTGGACCCAGCCACCGGCGGCCACATGCCGCTGCGTGAGCACATCCTGCAGACCATGTCGCAGATCGAGCGCCATGCCACCGCCATGGGCGCGGGCGCGTCGCTGCACCTGCTGCGCACCAGCGTCGAGCGCGCCGACAATGACGCGCGCTGGCTGCGCGAAAAGCAGGGTGAAGAGCACCTGCTGGCCGAAGTCATACGCCAGGCGGCCGACCGTTTCCGCGGCGGCGTCACGCACCAGCAGCAGCGCTGA
- a CDS encoding cation:proton antiporter produces the protein MNEILAIWAEWIKPSAGLPTVQWSILLAVAAAAGHLLNRYTGMPKVVGYSLVGGFAGLAGFTGAVWPLQGTGLFLLELGVAVVLFEAGGRIPLRWFRHNPMVLVQSLAESALTFIFVYWALSAMSVREAVAEPLALLAMAASPAVLSRVAIDTRAAGPVTERALVLSTLSTLYALTLCSARAGMLHRPDSGVTSVMGTLYPVLVVLGLSVVVGAVLALTLRIALRVMSPTSENTAILLLALIAAGAALAAHFGGSAPLAALLGGMLLKQLNPRPWSWPRQMGTASSMLTMLMFVLVSVVAAQADWSGPVTSLVLVLVVARVAAKITGVAIGNVGSGASWKQALWVGCAMSPMSSVALLLVSQFVAASGALGRQIAGVALPAILLMEVLGAVLATVAIYRAGESSKPWAPLTRGPSSGPVHEP, from the coding sequence ATGAATGAAATCCTGGCCATCTGGGCCGAATGGATCAAACCATCGGCAGGACTGCCTACGGTGCAGTGGTCCATCTTGCTGGCGGTGGCTGCGGCTGCCGGCCATCTTCTCAATCGCTACACCGGCATGCCCAAGGTGGTCGGCTACTCGCTGGTTGGCGGCTTCGCGGGCCTGGCGGGTTTTACCGGCGCCGTCTGGCCGCTGCAGGGCACCGGGCTCTTTTTGCTGGAGCTCGGCGTTGCGGTTGTGCTGTTTGAAGCGGGCGGGCGTATTCCACTGCGCTGGTTCCGCCACAACCCGATGGTGCTGGTGCAAAGCCTGGCCGAATCGGCGCTGACCTTCATCTTCGTTTACTGGGCCCTGAGCGCGATGAGCGTGCGCGAGGCCGTGGCCGAGCCGCTGGCATTGCTGGCCATGGCCGCATCTCCGGCGGTGCTGTCGCGCGTGGCCATCGACACACGCGCGGCCGGCCCCGTCACCGAACGCGCGCTGGTGCTGTCCACGCTGAGCACCCTGTACGCCCTCACGCTCTGCAGCGCCCGCGCCGGCATGCTGCACCGCCCCGATTCGGGCGTGACCAGTGTGATGGGTACGCTTTACCCGGTGCTGGTGGTGCTGGGCCTGTCGGTCGTGGTGGGCGCGGTGCTGGCCCTCACGCTGCGTATCGCGCTGCGCGTGATGAGCCCCACCAGTGAAAACACCGCCATCCTGCTGCTGGCCCTGATTGCCGCAGGCGCCGCGCTGGCGGCCCACTTCGGCGGCTCGGCGCCGCTGGCTGCGCTGCTGGGCGGCATGCTGCTCAAGCAGCTCAACCCGCGCCCGTGGTCGTGGCCGCGGCAAATGGGCACGGCCTCGTCCATGCTGACCATGCTGATGTTTGTGCTGGTCTCGGTGGTGGCGGCGCAGGCCGACTGGAGCGGGCCGGTGACCAGTCTCGTGCTGGTGCTGGTGGTTGCCCGCGTGGCGGCCAAGATCACCGGCGTGGCCATCGGCAACGTCGGCAGCGGCGCGAGCTGGAAGCAGGCCCTGTGGGTAGGCTGCGCGATGTCGCCGATGTCGTCGGTCGCCTTGCTGCTGGTGTCGCAGTTTGTGGCGGCCTCGGGCGCCCTGGGCCGCCAGATTGCCGGCGTGGCATTACCCGCCATCCTGCTGATGGAAGTGCTGGGCGCGGTGCTGGCCACCGTGGCCATCTACCGCGCCGGCGAGAGTTCCAAACCCTGGGCGCCGCTGACGCGCGGCCCTTCATCCGGACCTGTCCATGAGCCTTGA